A region from the Pseudomonas sp. KU26590 genome encodes:
- a CDS encoding DUF4823 domain-containing protein, translated as MRSLVLLLALLALSGCMHVSDLAQGAHDELSDAGLLDHSSTRRLNNFRVQADSFIYIAQGAFVPPGGAYPRSNVVAEEAFNGFIEYFPMVRRARAPEGLDEAMNEARAAGAHYLLYTRFAKADDRIGTFDEWSDQEAVDRLGIDNGVIQLMLIETNTRYLIDSARIHLRGGLLTLYDTKPEDLLGPPMEAYARGLLGVEAR; from the coding sequence ATGCGTAGCCTGGTTTTACTGCTGGCTCTACTGGCGTTGAGTGGCTGCATGCACGTCAGCGATCTGGCACAAGGCGCTCACGATGAGCTCAGTGACGCCGGGCTGCTGGATCATAGCTCAACCCGTCGGTTGAACAACTTCCGCGTGCAAGCCGACTCGTTCATCTATATCGCCCAGGGCGCCTTCGTTCCGCCGGGCGGTGCCTACCCGCGTTCAAACGTCGTGGCCGAAGAAGCGTTCAACGGGTTTATCGAATACTTCCCGATGGTCCGCCGCGCTCGCGCTCCTGAAGGTCTGGATGAGGCGATGAACGAGGCCCGGGCCGCCGGTGCGCACTATCTGCTGTACACCCGTTTCGCCAAAGCCGATGACCGCATCGGCACGTTTGACGAGTGGTCGGATCAGGAAGCGGTGGACCGCCTGGGCATCGACAACGGCGTCATCCAGCTGATGCTGATCGAAACCAACACCCGCTACCTCATCGATTCGGCACGCATTCACCTTCGTGGCGGCCTGCTGACCTTGTACGACACCAAGCCCGAGGATTTGCTAGGACCCCCGATGGAAGCTTACGCTCGCGGTTTGCTGGGCGTCGAAGCCCGCTGA